A stretch of the Archangium violaceum genome encodes the following:
- a CDS encoding ABA4-like family protein: protein MRAETLFLVFTYGVAPAWALLVFAPRWKWTQKIVHAVVIPVMLALAHLGFMLFAASPPEGASAATLEGAMRLFQEPWTALVCWIHYLVFDLFVGAWVVRDALRRKVPHLAVAPCVLLTYLYGPQGMLLYFIVRFISRRVLTMEEATGSTSAAALPSTETPAPGRLVNV, encoded by the coding sequence ATGAGAGCTGAAACCCTGTTCCTTGTCTTTACGTATGGTGTTGCACCCGCGTGGGCCCTTCTGGTGTTCGCTCCGCGTTGGAAGTGGACGCAGAAGATTGTGCACGCGGTGGTGATACCGGTGATGCTAGCGCTGGCCCATCTCGGCTTCATGCTGTTCGCGGCCTCTCCTCCCGAGGGAGCCAGCGCGGCGACGCTCGAGGGCGCCATGCGGCTCTTCCAGGAGCCGTGGACGGCGTTGGTCTGTTGGATTCACTACCTGGTGTTTGACCTGTTCGTCGGTGCGTGGGTGGTCCGAGACGCGCTCCGGCGCAAGGTTCCCCACCTGGCCGTCGCTCCGTGTGTCCTGCTGACGTATCTGTATGGTCCGCAAGGGATGCTGCTGTACTTCATCGTTCGGTTCATCTCCCGGCGGGTTCTCACCATGGAGGAGGCAACCGGGTCCACGAGTGCAGCCGCTCTTCCCTCCACGGAGACTCCGGCCCCAGGGCGCCTGGTGAATGTGTGA